A DNA window from Purpureocillium takamizusanense chromosome 9, complete sequence contains the following coding sequences:
- a CDS encoding uncharacterized protein (EggNog:ENOG503NVN1~COG:L), with amino-acid sequence MSSVVPRALRHRLPNISCLASTRLPPARRFLCRSITAAAAPNTSRFSPPSSSSRSPGRPFAFACATAVMAPDAQPQQRRAASSSSSSSSSSSKPRLEPRPSSSVVLLSPTNEVLLLHRVKSSSTFASAHVFPGGNLDAFHDGEVPPVGDPARHRDGPAYRLGAVRECFEETGILLAKKDGALIELPPAQRDEMRKKVHANEVNFVEWVRSLGGEPDTTGLIPFTRWITPVNGPPKRFTTQMYVYMLPISRTKVPSEMFIPTADGGVEHTAAQFAPATAWLERARAGSVIVFPPQHFLLYMLSRFLTGGTASLEEGPLHFTAQRKKLRAFLRRVPTADTDAGRAHPTAAIAWADKVICPYHFRATTADGRVILGLDKPGPELAGKEEEEKNGRRGGDWERVMFVRFGAGGAREVEVRLREDVLRDVEEEGREQGEGGQRSRL; translated from the exons ATGTCCTCTGTAGTCCCTCGCGCGCTGAGGCATCGTCTGCCGAATATCTCTTGTCTAGCATCGACTCGTCTCCCTCCAGCCCGTCGATTCCTCTGTCGCAGCAtcaccgctgccgcagcgccaAACACCTCGCGCTTCTCaccgccgagctcgtcgtcccgcTCACCAGGCCGGCCCTTCGCATTTGCTTGTgccaccgccgtcatggcACCTGACGCCcaaccgcagcagcggcgcgccgcgtcctcttcctcgtcatcgtcgtcgtcgtcttcgaaGCCGCGGCTCGAGCCGCGGCCcagctcgtccgtcgtcctcctctcgCCCACAAacgaggtgctgctgctgcaccgagtaaagtcctcgtcgacgtttGCCTCGGCGCACGTCTTCCCCGGCGGcaacctcgacgccttccacgacggcgaggtgccCCCCGTCGGCGACCCGGCTCGCCACCGCGACGGCCCCGCGTAcaggctcggcgccgtgagGGAGTGCTtcgaggagacgggcatcctgctggccaagaaggacGGCGCGCTCATTGAGCTGCCGCCCGCACAGCGCGATGAGATGCGCAAGAAGGTCCACGCGAACGAGGTCAACTTTGTCGAGTGGGTGAGGTCGCTTGGCGGAGAGCCCGACACGA CCGGCCTCATCCCGTTTACGAGATGGATCACCCCCGTCAACGGCCCGCCCAAGCGCTTCACCACGCAAATGTACGTCTACATGCTGCCGATATCGCGCACCAAGGTCCCGTCCGAGATGTTCATCCCCACAGCCGACGGGGGTGTCGAGCACACGGCCGCGCAGTTCGCccccgcgacggcctggctggagcgcgcgcgcgcgggctccgtcatcgtcttcccACCGCAGCACTTTTTGCTGTACATGCTGAGCCGCTTCCTCACGGGGGGCACGGcgtcgctcgaggagggGCCCCTGCACTTCACCGCGCAGCGCAAGAAGCTGCGCGCGTTCCTGCGCCGCGTGCCCACGGCGGACAcggacgccggccgcgcgcaCCCGACGGCTGCCATCGCCTGGGCCGACAAGGTCATTTGCCCGTACCACTTCAGGGCGACCACGGCCGACGGGCGCGTCATCCTCGGGCTGGATAAGCCCGGCCCGGAACTGGcgggcaaggaggaggaggagaagaacgGTCGTCGCGGTGGTGACTGGGAGAGGGTCATGTTCGTCAGGTttggggccggcggcgcgagggagGTCGAGGTGAGGCTGAGGGAGGATGTGCTCAGggacgtggaggaggagggaaggGAGCAAGGAGAAGGCGGGCAGCGTTCCAGATTATAG